A part of Dreissena polymorpha isolate Duluth1 chromosome 13, UMN_Dpol_1.0, whole genome shotgun sequence genomic DNA contains:
- the LOC127855710 gene encoding uncharacterized protein LOC127855710, whose amino-acid sequence MATFSQSTVDKGSDSFIDFCCSPCHEHKTVQWAEFYCDNCVTFYCAKCINLHSQLFGKHVTYGRGDTSKWPVSKEVEDFLLKCDLHTDKHLEMYCNDHSQLCCTNCAFLNHRQCAKVTLISESVKGPLPDLQLLARKIQTILEEIKKLQNYWDTNMQSLQVSYDKQLHEIHETRKQINSILDNIEQNTMKELDDKLTNLKASVKADTDNCSKLKNDLEQLSGAINDVVDKGKVELSFIASKKCLEKIYYSETYLKENSVQVESSLTFQADSDVQQYLSKLSGLGGFVLSTTALSVLDHVFTVQGKSEYNVSIPSDSYRSCNITAICVLTDEEILVADFDNKRVKLLNPQYQVVGHCDLTGYPNDMCQITQNEVAVAVDKDDTHEVLYVSVKKRRLVKGRKLQFQHDCDSIAHDLQDLYLTSGTALYKYSMKGTLLTKLYEDTSDELTVYRCAVSPSGEKIFVTNNSHSKVLTLARDGTVLHTFQDLHDPIGIHVTDLGQVLVCGFDSKTILQLDGEGKKKLATLATRKDGPYNTVCFKRSTASLIVGQALSKNIVVFKVI is encoded by the exons ATGGCAACGTTTTCTCAGTCAACTGTGGATAAAGGCTCTGATTCGTTTATAGACTTTTGTTGTTCACCATGTCATGAGCACAAAACTGTTCAGTGGGCGGAGTTTTACTGTGATAACTGTGTAACATTTTATTGTGCAAAATGCATTAACCTTCATAGTCAGTTGTTTGGGAAACATGTGACATATGGAAGGGGAGACACAAGTAAGTGGCCAGTGTCCAAGGAAGTGGAGGATTTCCTTCTGAAATGTGACCTTCATACAGACAAACAtctagaaatgtactgcaatgaccacagtcagctgtgctgcactaATTGTGCTTTCCTAAATCATAG ACAATGTGCTAAAGTAACACTGATATCCGAGTCAGTCAAAGGACCCCTACCAGATTTGCAGCTACTAGCAAGAAAGATCCAAACTATTCTTGAAGAAATCAAGAAACTTCAGAATTATTGGGATACCAACATGCAGTCTTTGCAGGTTTCATACgacaaacaattacatgaaatacatgaaacacGCAAACAAATAAATAGTATTCTAGACAATATTGAACAAAACACCATGAAAGAGCTAGATGATAAGTTGACCAATCTAAAAGCATCTGTCAAGGCTGATACGGACAATTGCAGCAAGCTAAAAAATGATCTAGAACAACTCAGTGGCGCAATAAATGACGTTGTTGATAAAGGCAAAGTGGAACTGTCATTTATTGCCAGTAAGAAATGTCTGGAAAAGATTTATTATTCTGAAACTTATCTGAAGGAGAACTCAGTTCAGGTTGAAAGTTCACTGACATTCCAGGCCGACAGTGATGTTCAACAGTACTTGTCTAAATTGTCCGGTCTAGGGGGGTTTGTACTCAGTACCACGGCATTATCGGTGCTAGACCACGTATTCACTGTGCAAGGAAAGTCAGAGTATAATGTGAGCATACCAAGTGATTCATATAGAAGCTGCAATATCACTGCCATTTGTGTTCTAACTGATGAAGAGATCCTTGTTGCAGATTTTGATAATAAACGAGTTAAGCTACTCAATCCTCAATACCAGGTGGTGGGACATTGTGATTTAACTGGTTATCCAAATGATATGTGTCAAATCACACAAAATGAAGTAGCTGTTGCTGTGGATAAGGATGACACACATGAGGTCCTGTATGTCTCTGTGAAAAAGAGGCGGCTGGTTAAGGGCAGGAAGTTGCAGTTTCAGCATGACTGTGATAGTATTGCTCATGATCTGCAAGACCTGTATCTCACTTCTGGAACTGCACTTTACAAGTATTCAATGAAAGGAACCTTGTTGACTAAGTTGTATGAAGATACATCAGACGAGTTAACAG TATATAGGTGTGCAGTGAGTCCTTCGGGTGAAAAGATATTTGTCACCAACAATTCCCATAGCAAGGTCCTCACCCTTGCCAGAGATGGTACAGTTCTCCACACCTTCCAAGACCTACATGACCCAATAGGTATTCATGTGACTGATCTGggacaggtgctggtctgtgggtTTGACTCCAAGACTATCCTACAACTGGATGGTGAAGGCAAGAAGAAGCTGGCCACTCTTGCTACCAGGAAGGATGGTCCTTATAATACAGTCTGCTTCAAAAGGAGTACAGCATCCCTCATTGTGGGACAAGCACTTAGTAAAAACATTGTTGTGTTTAAAGTAATATAG